A genomic stretch from Acidobacteriota bacterium includes:
- a CDS encoding DUF1264 domain-containing protein, with translation MRFPIRLTTPGSKLLGLTLIGLLAIYAVSAQQSGPASSAVAVKPTDGYNIHVLAPHVVKGKEMGPFHHYCKVISPDEPIIQCQIYNSTDANAPLTQIEYIIGKKVTRGGVLTLKQWNRDWHDHKQEIATKRVQVLDVGPEDQAKIAGIVMHTDGLIFDLWPHGSKIPTGASSVAQSVGHVKLKSLQDSSD, from the coding sequence ATGCGTTTCCCCATCCGTTTAACGACGCCCGGAAGCAAGCTCCTCGGCCTCACGCTCATCGGCCTGCTCGCCATCTATGCCGTCAGCGCGCAGCAGTCAGGACCGGCCTCGTCCGCCGTGGCCGTGAAGCCCACCGACGGCTACAACATCCACGTGCTCGCGCCGCACGTCGTCAAAGGCAAGGAGATGGGCCCGTTCCATCACTACTGCAAAGTCATCTCCCCGGACGAGCCCATCATCCAGTGCCAGATCTACAACTCCACCGACGCCAACGCGCCACTCACGCAGATCGAGTACATCATCGGCAAGAAGGTCACGCGCGGCGGCGTCCTTACATTGAAGCAGTGGAACCGCGACTGGCACGACCACAAGCAAGAGATCGCCACCAAGCGCGTGCAGGTGCTCGACGTCGGTCCCGAAGATCAGGCCAAGATCGCCGGCATCGTGATGCACACCGACGGGCTCATCTTCGACCTGTGGCCGCACGGTTCGAAGATCCCCACCGGCGCCTCGAGCGTGGCGCAGTCCGTGGGGCACGTGAAACTGAAGTCGCTACAGGATAGTTCCGACTAA